Part of the Sulfurimonas denitrificans DSM 1251 genome is shown below.
AAACTTACGCAAAAATAAAACGGTTAATCCCATTTTCATACTCATGTGCTAGAACCTGATTGTGGGCTTTTAAGATAGAGTCAACAAGATATAATCCAAGTCCAAAACTATTTTTAGAAGGGTTGTCTTTTGTAAAAGGCTCTATATAATACTGAAGAGGATGAGCTATACATTCACCCCTGCTCTCAAAGGCTAACTCATGCCCTTTTATAAGAATCTTTACATGTGAATCAATAGAGTACTTTATGCCATTATCTATCATATTTTTTATAGCTGTTGTATAGAGCCTAAAATTTGCATTTATCTTATGTACCGCATCAACCTCAACAGTTATACTACTTCGCTCTATCATCGCCATATCTATTGCGCCATCTATTATATCAACAAGCCGATACTCTTTAAAATCTGTTTTATCTCCCATACATGTAACCTCTTCAATGAGAGCAAACTCATTTACAAGTGACTCAAGACGACCAAATATGGAGCTAAATCTATCTTTTTGTTTTTGTGACTCTAACATCTGAGTTGCAATAGTACCTTTTGCGATTGGTGTTTTTAGCTCATGCATAATATTTCTTAAAAACAGAGTCCTTGACTCTAGTATAAGATTTATCTTCTCTCTTGTTGCTTCTAGTTCATTTGAGACAAGTGCTATTTCATCGTGTCCATTTGCCTTAAAAGAGACATTCATATCTCCATCACCATAAAGTGCAATCTTTTTTCTAAGCCTAATAAGAGGTCGAAGTTTTCTTAAAATCAGCACAAATGAGACAGAAATAATAAAGATTATAACCAGATATGAGTAGGCAACATTCCAGTATTTATATGGTTTTAGCTCTTCATCCAAAATAAGTACCGAAGAGGAAGGTGACTGAAGATAGAAGTATATTTTTCTATTAAACTCAAGCATAGTAGCTGTTAAATCTGTTACAATTTGCTTTGTATAGAAACCATTTCCAGAGAAAAGCAAAGAGGAATTCACATTTTGAAAATCTTT
Proteins encoded:
- a CDS encoding ArsS family sensor histidine kinase; this encodes MRKHAVLITVLFALTVTLVSVSVVFWKFFQLNKQNYINNIFTKHAIITQIYQQHQQKVDSQIMLEANLAVYNFVLEKDEKDIEIVLKNAKILKKKDFQNVNSSLLFSGNGFYTKQIVTDLTATMLEFNRKIYFYLQSPSSSVLILDEELKPYKYWNVAYSYLVIIFIISVSFVLILRKLRPLIRLRKKIALYGDGDMNVSFKANGHDEIALVSNELEATREKINLILESRTLFLRNIMHELKTPIAKGTIATQMLESQKQKDRFSSIFGRLESLVNEFALIEEVTCMGDKTDFKEYRLVDIIDGAIDMAMIERSSITVEVDAVHKINANFRLYTTAIKNMIDNGIKYSIDSHVKILIKGHELAFESRGECIAHPLQYYIEPFTKDNPSKNSFGLGLYLVDSILKAHNQVLAHEYENGINRFIFA